GCTATTGTTAGAGTTGTTGATATCGATCAGTATTCCGTTGAATTATGTGGTGGTGTCCACGTTAAAAACACATCCGAAATTGGACTCTTTAAAATCATTTCAGAAAGCGGAATCGGTGCTGGTGTAAGACGTATCGAAGCGGTCACTTCAAAATATGCGGTTGAATATTATGAAGATAAAGACAACGTACTTGAAGACGTAAATACGCATTTAAAAGTAAAATCTGGAAATACAATTTCTAAACTTGAACAATTACTTGAAGAAAAGAAGCAACTAGAGAAAGAAGTAAAGTCATTAAAATCAGAACTTCAAAAAGATGCATTATCTGATTTAACAGATGCTACGTTCGACATTAACGGATTTAATTTAATTGCGACTGAAGTTTCTGTTGATAGTGTTAAAGAACTGCGTCAGACGATGGATGTTATTAAATCTAAAAACCAAGAAAGCATTATTGCACTCATTTCAAATGTTGACGGCAAAGTATCGATGATTGTTACGGTGCCTAAAGCTAAAACATCAGTCGTAAAAGCTGGAGATATTATGAAACAAATGGCTGAAGCAGTTGACGGTAGAGGTGGCGGTCGCCCGGACATGGCACAAGGCGGCGGTACGAACACTGAAAATATGTCAGAAGCTTTACAAATCGTTAAAGATTATCTAAATGGTTTTTAATAATATAATAATTTGTTATACTAACACTATCTAACTTTAGTAGTCGAGGAGTGTTACTGCATGGATAATTTAAATAAGACAATGAAGTTTAACATTGAAGAAGCACAAAATGAGAATATCAAGAACGTCCTTTCGAATGTATATAAAACACTTGAAGAACGCGGCTACAATCCTGTAAACCAAATTGTAGGATATCTACAAAGTGGTGACCCGGCATTTATTCCGCGCCATAACGAAGCGAGAAACCAAATTCGTCATATTGAACGTGACGAGATTATGGAAGTGCTCGTGAAAAGTTACATTACACGTGAACTCAATGAGTAAAACACTTGGGTTAGATGTAGGTACTAAAACGATTGGTGTTGCAGTGAGTGATAGTTTAGGCTGGACAGCACAAGGGTTAACAACTTTAAAGGTCGATACGGCACAAAATGATTTTGGTCTAAATGATCTAGCAAAAATTATTAAAGATGAAAATATTACGACGATTGTCGTCGGTTTACCGAAGCACATGAATAACTCAGTCGGTGAAAGTGGCGAACGTTCGATTCATTTTTCTGAACTTTTAAAAGAAAAGTTTCCGACAATTCAAGTTGAATTGTGGGATGAACGACTCAGTACGATGGCCGCAGAACGCACGCTTCTTGAAGCGGATTTATCGAGGAGAAAACGTAGTAAAGTGATCGATAAAATGGCTGCAGTATTTATATTACAAGGGTACTTAGACCGATTTAATTAAAGGAGAATATTAATGTCAAATGAATTTGAATTAAACACAGATGATGAGTTAATGACGCTTGTCGATGAAGAAGGTAATGAAACACTTTACAGAAAATTAATGGAGTTTCATCATCCAGGATTTGACAAAACATACGTAATTGTTGCAGAAGAAAGCAACTATAACTCTGAAGATGATGATGAGCAAATCGAATTAATTCCTATGATTGCTGAACCTTTAGACGATGGTGAAAATTACCGTTTTGCACCAGTTGAATCTGATGAAGAGTGGGACATGATTGAAGAAATCGTAAACACAAACTTTGACGATATTGAAGAATAATTATAATTGCTTCCGTGAATTCGGGAGCAATTTTTAAAAATAAGGAGAAATTATGACAAACAATGATGATTTAAGATTTTCAAAAAACGTATCATCTTATGTTTCGGTAATCATCGTCCTTGCGATTATTGCAATGCTCGTTTTAGGAGCATTGTTTGGCGTGTTTTACATTAAGCAAGGTATGAAGCCGTTAGACAAAGATTCAACCGAGGTCGTACGAGTTGAAGTTCCAGCAGGTTCTTCATCGACTGATATTAGTAATATGTTAGAAGAGAAAGGGATTATTAAAAACAGTAAGTTTTTTAAACTTTACTTAAGACTTAATAGCATTTCAAACTATCAAGCGGGAGAATTTGAACTTTCGCCTTCTATGGATTATGAAACAATTGCAAAAACATTAGAAACTGGTGTGTTGTACGAAGAGGTGCATTATAAATTAACAGTGCCTGAAGGGTATACTGTCGATGAAATTGGAGATCTCGTACAAGAAGTACTTCCAGTTGAAAAAGATGAGTTTATAAACTTAGTTCAAGACAAAGAATATTTAAAAGAGTTGCAAAAAGATTATAAAGACATGTTAACGGATGAAATATTTGATGAAGATATTAAATATCCGCTCGAAGGGTACTTATATCCAGCGACTTACGATATCACTGAAGAGCAGCCGGATTTAGATAAGTTAGTGCGTCAAATGTTAAACGCCACGCGAAGTAATACGTTTAACTTATATAAATCTGTCACATACACTGTGAACTATGAAGGAGAAAATGAAGAGTTATCATTCCATGAATTCTTAACATTCTCTTCACTTGTAGAAAAAGAAGCGACGAGTTTAGCTGATCGCGCTAAAATTACGAGTGTGTTTTTAAACAGAATGGCTGAAAATCCATCGATGCCTCTTCAAACGGACCCGACTGTTTTATACGCAAAAGGCATTCATAAAGAAGTCGTCTTATACGAAGACTTAGAAGTCGATGACCCGTTTAACACATATATTCATAAAGGATTAACACCAGGGCCAATCGGTGCACCTGGAACTGAGTCCGTTCAAAGTGTATTAAATCCAGCGAATACGAATTACTACTACTTCTTAGCTGATAAGGATGGAGTTAACCATTTCGCTGAAACATATGAAGAACACCAAGAGAATCGTGAAAAGTATATAGAAGGTGACTGATTTCGCTTTCTCTTTTTAAAACTTTATGTTAATATCTAACTAATATCTACAACTGGCATTGATTTGCCGGTTGTATATTTTTGTGGTGAAAACATGACTATAGAAGAATATTTAAAACAATTGAACACAAAAACTGAGTCGTTTCAAGACGTTTATGAGTACGCTGTAAATAATCGTGTACCAATTATCGATAGCGATGCACTGACTGTATTAAAACAACTCATTCAATTAACACGTCGTAAAAAAATATTAGAGATCGGAACAGCAATCGGATATAGTGGACTCCATATGCTCAGTGTCAACAAAGATATTACATTAACGACGATTGAGAAAGATGAAGCTTCATATGACATTTCAAAAGAAAACTTTTTAAAACACGGTGTAAGTGAAAGAGTGAATGGTATACTCGGTGATGCAAAAGAAGTCGAATTAGAAGATACATTTGATTTGCTTTTTATCGATGCATCGAAAGGTAACAATAAGCTCTTCTTTGAAAAGTACAGTCCACTACTTACGGATGATGGTATTATCGTTGTCGATAATATATTATTACGTGGTCAAATTGTAGAAGAGAATCTACATAGTAAAAACAAAATTAAACTACGTGATAAAGTACGTCAATTTAACGAATACATTTATGAAAACTATCCGTCAGCGTCATTTTTAAATGTCGGCGATGGACTATTAATTATAAGTAAATAACGGAGTGAAAACATGGATTTAAATAATAAAGAATACCCAATGACACAAGAAGGATTTGACAAACTTCAAGAAGAACTCGATCATTTAAAAACAGTAAAACGACCTGAAGTCGTTGAAAAGATTAAAGTTGCACGTAGTTTTGGAGACCTTTCTGAGAACTCTGAGTACGATGCAGCAAAAGATGAACAAGGTTTCGTAGAGCAAGAAATCTCTAAAATTGAAGAGATGATTCGTTACGCTAAAATTATCGAAGAAAACGTCGATAATACAGAAGTTCAAATTGGTAAAACAGTAACATTTAAAGAGTTACCAAATGGACCTGAAGAATCTTATAAAATCGTCGGTTCTGCAGAGGCAGATCCATTTGAAGGTAAAATTTCAAATGAGTCTCCGATTGCGGGCGCATTAATCGGCTCAAAATTAAACGATGAAGTAAACGTACCACTTCCAAACGGTAACGAAATGAAAGTGAAAATCGTTAAAATTGACTAATACAATTGGTATTATTGGAGCAATGCAACCGGAAGTAGAGATATTAAAAAATGACATGGACATTACACGTACTGTTAATATTGCTCACGTTGAGTTTTATGAAGGTACGTTACAAGATAAAAATATCGTTCTCGTTGAAAGTGGGATCGGTAAAGTAAATGCATCGATTATTACAGCGTTATTAATACAAACTTTTAACGTAGATGTGATCATTAATACTGGTGTTGCTGGTAGTTTAGCTGAAGAACTCGATATTTTAGATATGGTCATAAGCAGTCATACTGCGCACCACGATGTTGAAGCGACAACATTTGGTTATGAAATAGGGCAAGTACCATCAATGCCACTCAACTTTGAAGCAGATACGCGCTTTATAGAAGCTACGAAACTTGCACTTAATGAATACAATGAAATTAACTATACAGTCGGTGAAGTCGTTAGTGGCGATCAATTTATCGACACAGATGATAAAAAACAAACGATTTTAAATGCGTTCAGTAATGCAAAAGCAGTCGATATGGAATCTGCTGCGATTGCACAAACGTGTTATCAATTTAAAACACCGTATTTAATATTACGTTCGATGAGTGACAAAGCAGATGGTTCAGCGGATATGAACTATGATGAGTTTCTTAGAAAAGCTTGTATTCACTCATCTAACACGGTAAAATTAGTATTAGAGAAACTGTGATTCGGAGGGGTAAAGTAATGCTATTTCTTATGGTTTTTGCCTTAATTGTAACTACAATTGTTGGTTTCTTTATTTATAAAGAAACTGAAGTTGAACACACACAAGGAATTGAAGAGTAATTGAGACGGCGCCTTTTTTGGGCGCTTTTTATTTTTAAAAATTAAGAGGTTAATGATATGAAAACTGTGTTAAAAGATTATTTTTTGCCAAGTGATTACGTCAATCGTTTTACTGACATTACATCTGATTATTTAAAATCACATGACAAAACTGCAGTGATGATTGACTTAGACAATACACTCGTCGCTTTTGATGATCCAGATATTAACGATGAAGTCATCGAATGGATAGAAACGTTACAAGAAGACGGTATTCAAGTTCTTATTCTATCTAACGGAAGAAAAAATAGGGTCGAACGCTTTTGTAAAGACTCAGATTTGAAGTACATTCATACAGCGAGAAAACCAGCAATGCGAGGCTTCCATAAAGGAATTACAGAGCTCGGTGTGAAGAAGAAAGCAGTTGTAATGATTGGAGACCAAGTGATGACAGACGTACTCGGTGCCAATAGAACTGGAATCGATAGTATTTTAGTGTTACCTGTAAAAGAGAAAGACGCTTTTGTTACGAAGTTTAACCGCCGTATGGAACGACGTATTATGAAATGGATAGCTGATGAGGACTTACTAAATTGGAGGAACTATTAAATGACTGAATATAAATGTATCGGCTGCGGCGCAGTACTACAGTCTGAAGATGAAAATGAAAGCGGGTTTGTACCAAAAAGTCGTATTCACGAAGAAGACGTCATTTGTAGACGTTGCTTTCGTTTAAAAAATTATAATGAGACACCTGACGTTAATATTGAATCTGGTGAATTTATGACGATGTTAAACTCGATTTATGAAAAAGACGGAGTTATCGTTAAAGTGATCGACGTGTTTGACTTTGAAGGTAGTATTATTCCATCGTTTAACCGTATCGTTGGAAATAAGAAAATTATCGTTGCGGTAAATAAAATTGATCTTCTTCCTAAATCTACTAATGTGAGTCGTTTATTGAATCGCCTTAAAAAGATGCTTGCAGATGAAGGAATTATTGCCAATGAAACAGTCGTTGTTTCAGGTGCAAAAGGTTTTGGATTAGATGATTTGATCGAACAAATCAATCAATATAGCGTAGGTAAAGATGTATATGTAGTTGGTACGACAAACGTTGGTAAATCTACGTTAATTAATAAATTAATAGAAGCAACAACAGGTGAAAAAGAAGTGATTACGACGTCTAATATCCCTGGAACGACACTTGGTATGATCGATATACCTCTTGGAAATAATCAGTTTATGTATGATACTCCTGGAGTTATTGCAAAAAGTGCGATGAGTACGGTGTTATCTCTAGACGACGTAAAACATATTATGCCTAAAAAAGAAATTAAGCCACTCACATATCAATTAGACGAAGGACAAACTTTATTTGTTTCAAACTTGGCACAAATTGATTTTGTAACAGGTAATCGCTCTAGTTTTACAATATATCGTAGTGATAAGCTTGTCGTTCATCGTACGAAACTAGATAATGCGAAAGAATTTTATCGTAAGCATTACAATGGATTACTTGCACCACCAGAATTAGAGTCTCCTATTTTACTTGATAATAGTGAGACATATACATTTAAAACAGACGTTCGTAGTGATATTTTAATTAGTGGATTATGTTTTATAACAGTGGATAAAGATATCACAGTAAACGTTACAGTACCTAAAGGTGTAAAAGTGATTGCACGCCATACGGTATTTAAGGATAAGTAAAATGAGCTATGCAGTCATTGGTTATCCAATACATCATACGTATTCACCACTGATTCATAATACTAATTTTAAAAAGAACGATGATCCATTAAACTACGGTAAATTAGAAATTACACCTGAGCAACTAAAAAATATTGATGCAATTATGAAAAAAGAAAATCTTTTAGGCATAAACGTGACGGTACCTCATAAAGAAGAAATTATCCAATATCTAGATGAGATAGATGGTCATGCGAAGGAAATTTACGCAGTAAATACAGTTAAACGAATAGATCATAAATTATACGGGTATAATACAGATGTATCTGGATATAAACAAACGATTATTGACAACGATATTAAACACGATAACGTTTTAATACTAGGTGCGGGTGGTGCGTCAAAAGCAGTGTGTCTTGCACACCTTGAGCTCGGTTCTAAAGTGACAATTGTTACGCGCCGTAAAGAAAGTTTTCAAAGTTTTAGAACTCATGATTTTACAGCGTTAACAATTGATGAGTTTGAAGGTGGGGCGTTTGATATTGTTATAAATGCAACACCACTCGGTTTAAAGAGTGAAGATGCTTTTCAAACGTTTAAACTAAATCAACTGACCAATATAGAAAGTACAGTAGGTTATGATTTAATCTATAATCCTGCAGTCACTCCTTTTATGTCATATTTTAAAACGTCATTTAATGGGCTTGATATGCTCGTAAATCAAGCGATGATGTCATATGAAATATGGACAGGAAAAGTAGGAGATAGAGAAGAAGTAAAGTCAGTATTGCGAACGTATTTAAAGGAGAATAATGGATGACATTAACTGGTAAACAAAAAAGATATTTAAGAAAACTTGCACATGATTTAAAACCGGTCTTTCAAGTCGGTAAATTAGGTGTAACTGATGAATTCAATGATCAAATTTCCGATTACTTTAATAGTCATGAACTATTAAAAATTTCTATACTTCAAAACTGTCCGTACGACAAAAAAGAGATTGCTGAGAAATTAGCGTCTGGTACAGACAGTCATTTAGTTCAAATTATCGGAAGTATTATCGTTTTGTATAAAGAAAACAAAGAAGAGAAGACGATTCAATTACCATGAGAAAAATCGGAGTGTTTGGTGGGACACTAGACCCGATTCATATCGGGCATACTCATTTAATCGTTGAAGCAAAACGTCATTTTGATTTAGATGAAGTAATTATCGTCCCAGCATTTCAATCACCACATAAAGCGGACCGTCCGATTCATGAATCGGACCGCTTAAAAATGATTGAACGTGCGACTAAAGATTTAGACTTTATTTCTATTGACATGTTCGAACTTGAACATAAAGGTAAAAGCTATACGTATGATACGATGTGTTATTTAAAAGAAAAGTTCCCGAATGATACACTCTATTTTATTATGGGAGAAGATCAGTTTCACGCATTTGATAGATGGTATAAGCACGAAGAACTACTTGAAATTGCGCAGTTTATTGTATTAAAACGTACGATGGAAGAGACAAATATTACTGCACCATTTCTAACAGCAACAGTACCTATAATTGAAGTGAGTTCTAGCGAAATACGTAAACGTATCGGAAATGACGATTATTATAGTCATCTCGTTCATAAGAACGTATTTGATTATATTAAGGAGCACGAGCTATATGAATGAGCTTGAAGCAAAACAACTCGTACAAGAAAAGTTGCCTGAAAAGCGATTCGCACATTCCTTGCGTGTTGCTGAAACGGCCGTTTTAATGGCACGATTGTTTAAAGCAGATGAAAAGAAATGTCATCTTGCTGGTCTTTTACATGATTACTGTAAGTATGACGACTTAAATGATATGCATGAAATCGTTAAAGAGAATAGTTTAGATGACGAACTACAACTATACACGAGTGCGATTTTACATGGACCTATCGCAGCATTTTTAATAGAAAAAGAGTTTAATATTCACGATGAAGAAATTCTTCTCGCTATTAAAAATCATACGTCTGGTCGTGCAGACATGAATTTAGTTGAAAAAATTATTTTTGTCGCAGATTATATTGAACCCGCTCGAACAACACCTGGTGTTGAAGACATTAGAGATATCGTATATAACGATCACGATTTAGAACGTGCGGTATTTGAAATTACGAGAAGAAATATCTGTTATTTAGCAGAACAAGGTGTAAAAATATATAGTGAAACGTTTAAGTGTTATAACTATTATAATTAAAAAGGATGGATACTTTGGAAAGTAAAACATTATTAGATTTAGCAATTGATGCAGTCGATGGTAAACGTGCGGAAGATATTCGAGTATTTGATGTTAGAGAATCGAGTACAATTGCGGATTACGTATTCATTTGTCACGGATCATCAGACCGTCAAGTAAAAGCAATTGCAGGTGCTTTAGAAGCACTTGCAGAAGATAACGACCTCCAAGTTTCAGTTGAAGGATCGCGAGAAGGTAAATGGATTCTAGTCGATTTAGGAGATGTTATCGCACATATCTTTACAAAAGTAGAGCGTGAGTACTATAATTTAGAGCGTCTATATTATGATGGTGAAGCGGTTGAGCTCTAAGTATGAGGCGTTTAGCTATTTATACGAAGCTATGAATTATGACATCCCATACAGTTTATGGATTGATATTATAGAACCATTTAACAAAAACACGTCAATTCTAGATGTTGGATGTGGTACAGGTGAAATTTTAAAACAGTTAACTGCATCTAAAAAGATAGGGATTGATAATTCTGAAACGATGATTGAAATCGCCACGAGAAATGATGACTCTAGTCAATATTTTGTTAATGATATGAAAAATTTTAAGCTAAATGAATCATTTGATTTGGTAATCGCGACAGTCGACGTCTTAAATTATGTCGAAGACTTAGATTCATTTAAACGCGTTCTTCTAAATGTATACGAACATTTAAATGACGACGGAGTCTTTATTTTTGATATTCATAGTGAGAGTAAAGTAAATGCGATGATTGAAGGCGAAATGTTTACGGATGAAAGTGATGATTTCGTCTATATTTGGAATACAGTAAAAGATGATGATTTGTCTCTTCATCATGAGCTAACGTTTTTTATTAAAAATGAAGATGATTTATATGAAAGATATTTTGAATCTCATTATCAACGAACATTTACTCATGATACTGTGTTAAATGTATTACAGGCACTGAATTTTAAATTAGTAAAAGCGTTTAGTGATTTCGATTCTGATGGAACTATTCGAGACTATTCAGAACGCACTTTTTACATCGTAAAAAAATAAAAAAAGATAATTCAGCTTTTGACAGCATATGTATATAAAGAGGTGTCTTATGACTGAATTATTTTTTAAATATAAAACGATTATTTCTACTGCTGCACTAGGTATTATAGCAGTCGTCATGTTTATTTTATTTTTTAAAACGACAGATGATTTTGAATATACAACACCTGTAGAAGTAGATAATAGTGTACATGCACAAGTCGAAGAAGAAGTAGATACTATGAGTCTAAACTCAATATTTGTTGAAATAAAAGGTGCTGTTAAGCATCCAAATGTATATGAAATGCCAAAGGACGCGAGAGTTAAAGACATTATATTACTCGGTGAACCACTTGACTCTGCAGACTTAAACCAAATTAATCAATCAGAAAAGTTAAGAGATGAAATGAGCATTTATGTACCAGCAAAAGGTGAAATAATCGAAACAGAGCGTGAAACTTCAAGTAGCCATATCGTCAACATAAATAAAGCGAGTAAAGACGAACTGATGACGTTAAATGGAATCGGTGCAAAGAAAGCTGAAACGATTATTAATTATCGTGAAGAGAATGGTTTGTTTGAAAAGAAAGAAGATTTAATGAACATACCTGGTATTGGTCAAAAAACGTTTGAAAACTTAGAAAATGATATAGAAATTTAGGGGTGAAACTGTGGAGCGTATCAATTGGCACGAATATTTTATGGCTCAGGCGATGTTACTCGCACTACGTTCAACGTGTGAACGCTTAAGCGTAGGGGCTACAATTGTTAAAGATAACCGTATTATTGCTGGTGGGTATAACGGTTCAGTAAGTGGAGAAGATCACTGTATAGACGTCGGTTGTTATTTAGAAGATGGTCACTGCATTCGTACGATTCACGCAGAAGTTAACGCGTTACTTCAATGTTCTAAAAACGGAGTATCGACAGAGAATGCGTCGATATACGTAACACACTTCCCATGTATACATTGTACAAAAGCATTAATTCAAGCAGGTATTAAAAACATTTATTATAGAGAGTCGTATAAAAACCACCCGTATGCAATTGAATTACTCGATAAGACAAGTGTTAAATATACACAGATTGATTTAGATGTCGATAAAATATATGAATACTTAAAAGTGAAATTATGATTTTATTTTTAATTTTTTTAGCCTTAGTCAGTGGAGCGTTAATCGTGAAAATTCCACTGCTAGGGTTATTTTTTATGGTCATTATTACATATATCGTCTTTATACAGAGAATTAGTTATATCGTATATACGTTAATTTTAATTTCTGTAATTATTTCTAGTACATATTTCTATTCTAATAGAGATACCTTTAAAGAGGAGACTATTGATTACTTCACAATATCAGACTACAAATATAATAACGATACGATTTCTTATATTGGTGAATATGAAAATTATCGTTTTTATGTTTATATGGAGAATGAAGCACTTCTTCCTATCGGTACAATGTGTAATGGCGATTTTGAAGTCGTGAAACCAAATATTGAAAGAAATTTTATTAAACGTAATCAAGCGTTATCGATGAAAATTTCTAACGTAGTTGGAAGTATTTATGTGAAAGACGATCGTTCAAACTGTTCAGAAACGAAGAAAACAGTAAAAATGAAAATCAATAATTTAAAATATAAGTATACCGAAAAAGTTTTAAAGATTAGTAATTATCCGTACACCGGGGATATATTAATGCTGTCAATCGGTAATAAGATGATGCTCGATTCACAATTCTTTTCAGCACTTCAAAAGCTCGGTATTTACCATTTATACGTGATTTCAGGTACACACGTTGCGTATATTACGATGGTACTAATATTTTTATTTACACGATTTAGACTACCGATTGAATATGTTAAAGCACTCGTAGTCATATGTTTACTTATATTTTTAATGATTAATATTTTTTCTCCAAGTGTACTTCGAGCTGTACTTATGGCAGTGTTACTCATTATTACGAGTTATTTTAATAAAAAACCGTATTTAGCGATCATCAGTTTAACTGCAATTATTCAATTTGTAATTCATCCTTATATAATTTTTCATGCAGGTTTTCAGTTGTCATATGTTACGACGTTCACAATTATTCTTAGCCGTCATTTCTTTAATGATAGACAACCTTTCATACAAATGATAATTGTTACTGTAATATGTGAAGTGTGTACAATTGTTTTAATACTATTTCACTTTAACGAAGTGTCAATCAGTGGAATTGTAATGAACTTAATATTCGGTCCAATATTCAGTTTTGTCATTTTC
Above is a genomic segment from Nosocomiicoccus massiliensis containing:
- a CDS encoding IreB family regulatory phosphoprotein translates to MDNLNKTMKFNIEEAQNENIKNVLSNVYKTLEERGYNPVNQIVGYLQSGDPAFIPRHNEARNQIRHIERDEIMEVLVKSYITRELNE
- the ruvX gene encoding Holliday junction resolvase RuvX → MSKTLGLDVGTKTIGVAVSDSLGWTAQGLTTLKVDTAQNDFGLNDLAKIIKDENITTIVVGLPKHMNNSVGESGERSIHFSELLKEKFPTIQVELWDERLSTMAAERTLLEADLSRRKRSKVIDKMAAVFILQGYLDRFN
- a CDS encoding DUF1292 domain-containing protein — protein: MSNEFELNTDDELMTLVDEEGNETLYRKLMEFHHPGFDKTYVIVAEESNYNSEDDDEQIELIPMIAEPLDDGENYRFAPVESDEEWDMIEEIVNTNFDDIEE
- the mltG gene encoding endolytic transglycosylase MltG, which gives rise to MTNNDDLRFSKNVSSYVSVIIVLAIIAMLVLGALFGVFYIKQGMKPLDKDSTEVVRVEVPAGSSSTDISNMLEEKGIIKNSKFFKLYLRLNSISNYQAGEFELSPSMDYETIAKTLETGVLYEEVHYKLTVPEGYTVDEIGDLVQEVLPVEKDEFINLVQDKEYLKELQKDYKDMLTDEIFDEDIKYPLEGYLYPATYDITEEQPDLDKLVRQMLNATRSNTFNLYKSVTYTVNYEGENEELSFHEFLTFSSLVEKEATSLADRAKITSVFLNRMAENPSMPLQTDPTVLYAKGIHKEVVLYEDLEVDDPFNTYIHKGLTPGPIGAPGTESVQSVLNPANTNYYYFLADKDGVNHFAETYEEHQENREKYIEGD
- a CDS encoding O-methyltransferase, whose translation is MTIEEYLKQLNTKTESFQDVYEYAVNNRVPIIDSDALTVLKQLIQLTRRKKILEIGTAIGYSGLHMLSVNKDITLTTIEKDEASYDISKENFLKHGVSERVNGILGDAKEVELEDTFDLLFIDASKGNNKLFFEKYSPLLTDDGIIVVDNILLRGQIVEENLHSKNKIKLRDKVRQFNEYIYENYPSASFLNVGDGLLIISK
- the greA gene encoding transcription elongation factor GreA, with translation MDLNNKEYPMTQEGFDKLQEELDHLKTVKRPEVVEKIKVARSFGDLSENSEYDAAKDEQGFVEQEISKIEEMIRYAKIIEENVDNTEVQIGKTVTFKELPNGPEESYKIVGSAEADPFEGKISNESPIAGALIGSKLNDEVNVPLPNGNEMKVKIVKID
- a CDS encoding 5'-methylthioadenosine/adenosylhomocysteine nucleosidase is translated as MTNTIGIIGAMQPEVEILKNDMDITRTVNIAHVEFYEGTLQDKNIVLVESGIGKVNASIITALLIQTFNVDVIINTGVAGSLAEELDILDMVISSHTAHHDVEATTFGYEIGQVPSMPLNFEADTRFIEATKLALNEYNEINYTVGEVVSGDQFIDTDDKKQTILNAFSNAKAVDMESAAIAQTCYQFKTPYLILRSMSDKADGSADMNYDEFLRKACIHSSNTVKLVLEKL
- a CDS encoding YqeG family HAD IIIA-type phosphatase; this encodes MKTVLKDYFLPSDYVNRFTDITSDYLKSHDKTAVMIDLDNTLVAFDDPDINDEVIEWIETLQEDGIQVLILSNGRKNRVERFCKDSDLKYIHTARKPAMRGFHKGITELGVKKKAVVMIGDQVMTDVLGANRTGIDSILVLPVKEKDAFVTKFNRRMERRIMKWIADEDLLNWRNY
- the yqeH gene encoding ribosome biogenesis GTPase YqeH encodes the protein MTEYKCIGCGAVLQSEDENESGFVPKSRIHEEDVICRRCFRLKNYNETPDVNIESGEFMTMLNSIYEKDGVIVKVIDVFDFEGSIIPSFNRIVGNKKIIVAVNKIDLLPKSTNVSRLLNRLKKMLADEGIIANETVVVSGAKGFGLDDLIEQINQYSVGKDVYVVGTTNVGKSTLINKLIEATTGEKEVITTSNIPGTTLGMIDIPLGNNQFMYDTPGVIAKSAMSTVLSLDDVKHIMPKKEIKPLTYQLDEGQTLFVSNLAQIDFVTGNRSSFTIYRSDKLVVHRTKLDNAKEFYRKHYNGLLAPPELESPILLDNSETYTFKTDVRSDILISGLCFITVDKDITVNVTVPKGVKVIARHTVFKDK
- the aroE gene encoding shikimate dehydrogenase, with the translated sequence MSYAVIGYPIHHTYSPLIHNTNFKKNDDPLNYGKLEITPEQLKNIDAIMKKENLLGINVTVPHKEEIIQYLDEIDGHAKEIYAVNTVKRIDHKLYGYNTDVSGYKQTIIDNDIKHDNVLILGAGGASKAVCLAHLELGSKVTIVTRRKESFQSFRTHDFTALTIDEFEGGAFDIVINATPLGLKSEDAFQTFKLNQLTNIESTVGYDLIYNPAVTPFMSYFKTSFNGLDMLVNQAMMSYEIWTGKVGDREEVKSVLRTYLKENNG
- the yhbY gene encoding ribosome assembly RNA-binding protein YhbY — encoded protein: MTLTGKQKRYLRKLAHDLKPVFQVGKLGVTDEFNDQISDYFNSHELLKISILQNCPYDKKEIAEKLASGTDSHLVQIIGSIIVLYKENKEEKTIQLP
- the nadD gene encoding nicotinate (nicotinamide) nucleotide adenylyltransferase, producing the protein MRKIGVFGGTLDPIHIGHTHLIVEAKRHFDLDEVIIVPAFQSPHKADRPIHESDRLKMIERATKDLDFISIDMFELEHKGKSYTYDTMCYLKEKFPNDTLYFIMGEDQFHAFDRWYKHEELLEIAQFIVLKRTMEETNITAPFLTATVPIIEVSSSEIRKRIGNDDYYSHLVHKNVFDYIKEHELYE
- the yqeK gene encoding bis(5'-nucleosyl)-tetraphosphatase (symmetrical) YqeK; translation: MNELEAKQLVQEKLPEKRFAHSLRVAETAVLMARLFKADEKKCHLAGLLHDYCKYDDLNDMHEIVKENSLDDELQLYTSAILHGPIAAFLIEKEFNIHDEEILLAIKNHTSGRADMNLVEKIIFVADYIEPARTTPGVEDIRDIVYNDHDLERAVFEITRRNICYLAEQGVKIYSETFKCYNYYN
- the rsfS gene encoding ribosome silencing factor; translated protein: MESKTLLDLAIDAVDGKRAEDIRVFDVRESSTIADYVFICHGSSDRQVKAIAGALEALAEDNDLQVSVEGSREGKWILVDLGDVIAHIFTKVEREYYNLERLYYDGEAVEL